A single region of the Hyphomonas adhaerens MHS-3 genome encodes:
- a CDS encoding flagellar hook protein FlgE: protein MSISSSLNAGVMGLGVNSARLSTISDNIANSSTLGYKRSQVDFSSMVLHQRSSAYAAGGVRVDSFKDIAATGPLTSTGNATDIAVTERGLLPVTNEGGIGAVPSERSLMLLPTGSFYPDQNGYLRTQSGMFLLGWPADSSGDIGNVSRNSGLNLEPVNIATSQFTASPTTSMELGINLPADATTTGGSGEPYSLPIEYFDNLGRAQTMTMEFTPNVPASGSSNEWDVQFFDSAGDPVTSLGDLNLVFDDTASNGGRIASATASGGVSYDAATGKLSMTLEHGPIDVFIGRPDDSAGITQLAGPYSPTAVTKDGAPLGDLASVEIDENGYLQAIYDTGLRRTLYQIPVGDVPNMNGLTALDGQAYSVSSSSGSLYLWNAGTGPVGTVAGYSLMESATDIAAELTDLIETQRAYSSNAKIVQTVDEMLQETTNLKR, encoded by the coding sequence ATGAGCATTTCTTCGTCCCTGAACGCGGGTGTGATGGGGTTGGGTGTCAACTCCGCCCGTCTCTCGACAATCTCCGACAACATCGCCAACTCATCGACCCTGGGCTACAAGCGCAGCCAGGTCGACTTCTCGAGCATGGTGCTTCATCAGCGGTCATCCGCGTATGCGGCTGGCGGTGTGCGGGTCGACTCCTTCAAGGACATTGCTGCAACGGGGCCGCTCACCTCGACCGGGAATGCCACTGACATTGCGGTTACTGAACGAGGCCTCTTGCCGGTGACGAATGAAGGCGGAATCGGCGCTGTTCCTTCCGAGCGTTCGCTCATGCTCCTGCCGACTGGATCCTTCTACCCCGACCAGAATGGTTACCTCCGCACCCAGAGCGGTATGTTTCTGCTTGGCTGGCCTGCCGACTCTTCTGGTGACATCGGGAATGTCAGCCGCAACAGCGGCCTGAACCTTGAGCCTGTGAACATTGCAACGTCACAATTCACGGCGTCACCGACAACAAGCATGGAACTGGGTATCAATCTGCCGGCGGACGCAACCACCACGGGCGGTTCTGGTGAGCCCTATTCCCTGCCAATTGAATATTTTGACAATCTCGGCCGTGCCCAAACAATGACGATGGAATTCACTCCAAACGTTCCAGCTTCTGGATCGTCAAACGAATGGGACGTTCAATTCTTCGATAGTGCCGGCGATCCTGTTACATCTCTTGGTGATCTGAATCTTGTCTTCGACGACACAGCATCGAATGGTGGCCGGATCGCATCGGCAACGGCCAGCGGAGGGGTTAGCTATGATGCGGCCACCGGCAAGTTATCAATGACGCTCGAACATGGACCCATTGATGTTTTCATCGGCCGTCCGGATGACAGTGCAGGGATTACCCAGTTGGCTGGCCCCTACTCTCCAACTGCGGTGACCAAGGACGGCGCTCCGCTAGGGGATCTGGCCTCCGTCGAGATCGACGAGAACGGCTACCTGCAAGCTATCTATGACACGGGTCTTCGCCGGACACTCTACCAGATTCCCGTCGGTGACGTGCCGAACATGAATGGTTTGACTGCACTCGATGGACAGGCTTATTCGGTCTCTTCTTCGTCCGGAAGCCTTTACCTCTGGAATGCGGGCACCGGCCCGGTTGGCACCGTTGCGGGCTACTCGCTGATGGAATCAGCCACCGATATTGCCGCTGAACTGACCGATCTCATCGAAACACAACGGGCCTATTCTTCAAACGCGAAGATTGTTCAGACCGTTGATGAGATGCTGCAGGAAACCACCAACCTGAAGCGCTGA
- a CDS encoding flagellar motor protein MotB, producing MSSKQQPIVYTTIIKRKKVVKADGHHGGAWKVAYADFVTAMMAFFLLMWLLNATTEEQRKGIADYFNPTIPISRISGGGSDGLNGSSIFTEETYAKMGTGASRSKSIDSHGTKDKTDERAIAAQLEDLKKGLTEDGHQISEHMLIKMSPEGIVVEITDSAKTPLFPVGSSHPSELLADLMGQVAGSFGSFENQVKIVGHTDNRTYRNAGIYDNWNLSADRANTARRLLVRSGMPADRIREVSGKAASDPLIPEDPAAPQNRRISITILTQ from the coding sequence ATGAGTAGCAAGCAACAGCCAATCGTCTACACGACAATCATCAAGCGAAAGAAGGTCGTCAAAGCTGACGGGCACCATGGTGGTGCCTGGAAAGTTGCTTATGCCGACTTCGTCACCGCAATGATGGCGTTCTTCCTTCTGATGTGGTTGCTCAACGCCACGACAGAGGAACAGCGCAAAGGTATTGCCGACTATTTCAACCCGACAATTCCGATCAGCCGCATTTCCGGTGGCGGATCAGATGGCCTGAATGGCTCATCCATTTTTACAGAAGAAACCTACGCGAAAATGGGAACCGGCGCATCGCGGTCGAAATCCATCGACTCGCACGGGACGAAAGACAAAACAGACGAACGCGCCATTGCCGCACAGCTTGAAGACCTGAAAAAAGGCCTGACTGAAGACGGTCATCAGATTTCAGAACACATGCTGATCAAGATGTCGCCGGAAGGCATCGTTGTGGAGATCACGGATTCGGCCAAAACCCCACTCTTCCCGGTCGGCTCCAGCCATCCATCCGAGCTTCTGGCGGATCTCATGGGACAAGTTGCTGGCTCGTTCGGCAGCTTTGAAAACCAGGTGAAGATTGTCGGACATACAGACAATCGCACCTATAGGAATGCCGGCATTTACGATAACTGGAACTTGTCCGCAGATCGTGCCAACACCGCGCGGCGGCTCCTGGTCCGTTCAGGCATGCCAGCTGACCGCATCCGGGAAGTTTCCGGAAAGGCCGCCTCCGACCCCCTGATCCCCGAAGACCCTGCGGCCCCCCAGAACCGCCGGATTTCGATTACCATTCTGACCCAATAA
- a CDS encoding FliM/FliN family flagellar motor C-terminal domain-containing protein: MVNLPRAVNGFSTGHPPSLVNGTVRFFNRWQTVSAVLRKKIDAGAGIPPSIMQLQHFWLQLQACTQDWAADTYGIRPEVSLASRRVVNGQEAQQKLEAESGFYYSAATSPGLAGIALDAAGSIRNAAVRMNQDIESLGDASPLFLKLLAEQAGLELCHQVTADLFDAEEGASSAPDPSGAAGRFETSSRYLLLEYRLQMDDEVSSVWFAYFFEFIQQYVISSQRAASDRKGQGRHQSQRSLNNSILASTTMLDAVLDRLSLTIGECAKLEVGTVLPLAGADGGRLSLSADTINGCVDIGTGELGVWKRQRALKLKTPISKTFAQEIVDS, encoded by the coding sequence ATGGTTAACTTGCCCCGGGCTGTTAATGGTTTTTCAACCGGTCACCCACCATCACTGGTTAACGGGACGGTACGTTTTTTTAATAGGTGGCAAACTGTGTCTGCAGTTCTGCGGAAAAAGATCGACGCTGGGGCGGGCATTCCTCCCAGCATAATGCAACTGCAGCATTTCTGGCTGCAGTTGCAGGCCTGCACCCAGGATTGGGCGGCAGACACCTATGGTATACGACCGGAAGTTTCGCTCGCCAGCCGCCGGGTTGTGAACGGCCAAGAGGCCCAGCAGAAGCTGGAAGCGGAAAGCGGCTTCTACTATTCCGCGGCAACTTCACCAGGGCTGGCCGGGATTGCATTGGACGCGGCCGGATCCATCCGCAATGCGGCCGTCCGGATGAATCAGGATATTGAGAGTCTTGGCGATGCCTCGCCGCTCTTTCTGAAATTGCTCGCTGAGCAGGCCGGGCTGGAACTCTGTCATCAGGTCACAGCCGACCTGTTCGATGCGGAAGAGGGGGCGTCCTCGGCGCCAGATCCGAGCGGTGCCGCAGGTCGTTTCGAGACATCCAGTCGATACCTGTTGTTGGAATACCGGCTCCAGATGGATGATGAAGTGTCCAGCGTTTGGTTCGCGTATTTCTTTGAATTCATACAACAATACGTAATTTCAAGTCAGCGGGCCGCTTCTGACCGGAAGGGGCAAGGCAGGCACCAGAGCCAAAGATCGCTGAACAACAGCATCCTGGCATCCACAACGATGCTGGACGCTGTGCTGGACCGCCTGTCTCTGACAATTGGTGAATGCGCCAAGCTGGAAGTCGGCACCGTGTTGCCGCTCGCTGGCGCGGATGGGGGGCGGCTATCGCTGTCCGCAGATACGATCAATGGGTGTGTCGATATCGGTACCGGTGAATTGGGCGTCTGGAAACGTCAGAGGGCTTTGAAGCTGAAGACGCCGATTTCGAAAACCTTTGCGCAGGAAATCGTGGATTCATAG
- the motA gene encoding flagellar motor stator protein MotA produces the protein MNAIIGMLVTVAMVFGGYLLAGGKMEIITHALPFEGMMIGGAALGAFLAANDLTTIKHTVGDIASVFKGPKWKKQDYQDLLCLMHELLNVLKQNPVDIEPHIEAPNESDIFAKYPKILKDHSAVEMICDTIRSMIMNFDNVHQVEELLEAQLEGLQEDSLHGAHALQNMADALPALGIVAAVLGVIKTMAAIDKPPEILGGMIGGALVGTFLGVFLAYGIVGPFANKVKHNRTEEHFFYATIGGLLVSNLHHNPVNISVEVARRHAPARVRPTFDDVEQAIRELKKAA, from the coding sequence GTGAATGCAATTATAGGGATGCTGGTGACGGTTGCCATGGTGTTTGGTGGCTACCTTCTGGCCGGCGGCAAGATGGAAATTATCACTCATGCTCTTCCTTTCGAGGGCATGATGATCGGGGGCGCAGCGCTGGGTGCTTTCCTGGCGGCCAACGATTTGACGACCATCAAGCACACGGTCGGCGACATTGCGTCGGTTTTCAAAGGGCCGAAATGGAAAAAACAGGACTATCAGGATCTCTTGTGCCTGATGCATGAGTTGTTGAACGTGCTCAAGCAGAACCCGGTAGATATTGAACCGCATATTGAAGCACCGAACGAGTCCGATATTTTTGCCAAATATCCGAAGATCCTGAAGGATCACTCTGCGGTCGAGATGATCTGCGATACCATCCGCTCGATGATCATGAACTTCGATAATGTTCATCAGGTGGAGGAGTTGCTGGAAGCACAGCTCGAAGGCCTGCAGGAAGACAGCCTGCACGGTGCTCATGCCCTTCAGAATATGGCAGACGCGCTACCGGCGCTGGGGATCGTTGCGGCTGTCCTTGGTGTGATCAAGACAATGGCCGCAATTGACAAGCCGCCGGAAATTCTGGGCGGAATGATCGGCGGCGCTCTGGTCGGGACCTTTCTTGGCGTGTTTCTCGCTTACGGAATCGTTGGTCCGTTTGCCAACAAGGTGAAGCACAATCGTACGGAAGAACATTTCTTCTACGCGACGATTGGCGGTCTCCTTGTCTCCAACCTGCACCACAACCCGGTCAACATTTCGGTTGAGGTGGCTCGCCGTCATGCCCCGGCACGGGTTCGTCCGACTTTCGACGATGTCGAGCAGGCAATTCGGGAGCTTAAAAAGGCAGCATGA